A genome region from Hippopotamus amphibius kiboko isolate mHipAmp2 chromosome 1, mHipAmp2.hap2, whole genome shotgun sequence includes the following:
- the LOC130858829 gene encoding E3 ubiquitin-protein ligase makorin-1-like, whose amino-acid sequence MAEAEAPGTTTTTSGAGAAAAAAAASPTPIPAVTSPSPGAGGGGGGSDGGGWTKQVTCRYFMHGVCKEGDNCRYSHDLSDSPYGVVCKYFQRGYCIYGDRCRYEHSKPLKQEEATATDLTAKSSLAASSSLSSVVGPTVEMNLGEAESRNSHFAAVGAGSEDWVNAIEFVPGQPYCGRTAPSSTEAPLQGSVTKEESEKEQTAVEMKKQLCPYAAVGECRYGENCVYLHGDACDMCGLQVLHPMDAAQRSQHIKLLATTNLLSVCVDLPVLDIA is encoded by the exons ATGGCGGAGGCTGAAGCTCCCGGGACAACAACCACAACATCAGGAGCAggagcggcagcggcggcggcggcggcctcccccacccctatccCCGCAGTCACCTCCCCgtccccgggggcggggggcgggggaggcggcaGCGACGGCGGCGGCTGGACCAAGCAGGTCACCTGCAGGTATTTCATGCATGGGGTTTGTAAGGAAGGAGATAACTGTCGCTACTCACATGACCTCTCTGACAGTCCATATGGTGTAGTGTGCAAGTATTTTCAGCGAGGGTACTGTATTTACGGAGACCGCTGCAGATATGAACATAGCAAGCCACTGAAACAGGAGGAAGCAACTGCTACAGATCTAACTGCAAAATCATCCCTTGCTGCTTCCTCGAGTCTCTCATCAGTAGTTGGACCCACTGTTGAAATGAATCTGGGTGAAGCCGAGTCAAGAAATTCACACTTTGCAGCTGTGGGAGCAGGTTCAGAAGACTGGGTGAATGCCATTGAGTTTGTTCCTGGGCAGCCCTACTGTGGCCGTACTGCCCCTTCCTCCACTGAAGCACCCCTGCAGGGCTCAGTGACCAAGGAAGAATCCGAGAAGGAGCAAACTGCGGTGGAAATGAAGAAGCAGCTCTGCCCCTACGCGGCAGTGGGAGAGTGCCGATATGGGGAGAACTGTGTGTACCTCCACGGAGACGCGTGTGATATGTGTGGGCTGCAGGTGCTCCACCCAATGGATGCTGCCCAGAGATCACAGCACATAAAA ctcctggcaacaaCTAATTTACTTTCCGTCtgtgtggatttgcctgttctggacatcgcatga